A genomic segment from Thermococcus sp. encodes:
- a CDS encoding CGP-CTERM sorting domain-containing protein, whose product MKKFAFALLAILLLAILPGFVAGESGYNGYSEKLEEHYVVSWDGSANITFITTFYGPPELLNKTKESIVQMGIENATRMFIQQEVQALSKKGITLENATGRIEGYNTTGPLVSIVSGRALNVARYYTYGNVWEINLDLLRTADLAGINPTKFNQSFDFDNYYVIQLPQGAKIKEVPPSYKKQSNGSYVLIQTSVEGDTVKIHSRIHFAKGVTMADIQAIYGQPRAFIIQYTGRKGSEGNYTKWILNVENNITVGNAVTIMNTSQEYIQPQEYINYLKMQVAYQGEEKVIQSIYQSYAKSFQEQGIGIKSWNIKLLNVKSPGPLIVKLNWVLTNYTKYSNGVYTYTYDPTLGLGGIQSLNRIEAEINQTVTTRIKLPDGAKFTKIPSNIDIEANGSKVIMTVEKLSDREIVIRSQVFIRYGMETKDYSSMMAKVPTKVEFQYTVSKKSGGSICGPALIVSLVVVPLLLRRRR is encoded by the coding sequence ATGAAAAAATTTGCGTTTGCTCTACTGGCTATCCTTCTCTTAGCCATTCTCCCCGGCTTCGTCGCTGGTGAGAGCGGCTATAATGGCTATTCGGAGAAGCTTGAGGAACACTACGTGGTTTCGTGGGATGGCTCCGCCAACATCACGTTCATCACGACGTTCTACGGGCCGCCGGAGCTTTTGAACAAGACGAAGGAAAGCATAGTCCAGATGGGAATCGAGAACGCCACCAGGATGTTCATCCAGCAGGAGGTCCAGGCCCTTTCTAAGAAAGGGATAACACTTGAGAACGCCACGGGTAGAATCGAAGGCTACAACACCACAGGCCCGCTCGTCAGCATAGTGAGCGGAAGGGCACTCAACGTCGCGCGCTACTACACCTACGGCAACGTCTGGGAGATAAACCTCGATCTTTTGAGAACTGCTGACCTCGCGGGCATAAACCCTACAAAATTCAACCAGAGCTTTGATTTCGACAACTACTATGTGATTCAGCTCCCACAGGGAGCCAAAATAAAAGAGGTTCCACCCTCCTACAAAAAGCAGTCCAATGGAAGCTACGTCCTCATCCAGACCTCCGTTGAGGGAGATACGGTGAAGATACACTCACGCATCCACTTCGCCAAGGGTGTTACGATGGCCGATATTCAGGCCATTTACGGCCAGCCGAGGGCTTTTATAATCCAGTACACTGGCAGGAAGGGAAGTGAGGGGAACTATACGAAGTGGATCCTCAACGTGGAGAACAACATCACCGTGGGCAACGCCGTCACCATTATGAACACGAGCCAGGAGTACATACAGCCACAGGAGTACATAAACTACCTTAAAATGCAGGTCGCCTACCAGGGCGAGGAGAAAGTCATACAGTCGATATATCAAAGCTATGCCAAGAGCTTCCAGGAGCAGGGCATTGGGATAAAGAGTTGGAACATCAAGCTCCTGAACGTCAAATCCCCCGGACCGCTCATCGTGAAACTCAACTGGGTGCTGACCAACTACACCAAGTACTCAAACGGGGTCTACACCTACACCTACGACCCGACCCTCGGCCTCGGCGGGATACAGAGCCTCAACCGCATTGAGGCAGAGATAAACCAGACCGTCACAACGAGGATAAAGCTCCCTGATGGGGCGAAATTCACGAAGATACCCTCAAACATAGACATCGAGGCCAACGGCAGTAAAGTGATCATGACCGTTGAGAAGCTCAGCGACCGCGAGATAGTCATAAGGAGCCAGGTCTTCATCCGCTATGGGATGGAAACCAAAGATTACTCCTCGATGATGGCCAAAGTGCCCACGAAAGTGGAGTTCCAGTATACCGTCAGTAAAAAGAGCGGTGGCAGTATCTGCGGTCCGGCTTTGATAGTCAGCCTCGTGGTGGTTCCCCTTCTCCTCAGGAGGAGGCGCTGA
- a CDS encoding PadR family transcriptional regulator, with protein sequence MERPNFKGHLKLLILKMLSERPMHGYGIMVELENTYGIPHPSPGTVYPILGSLRRSGLIERVGEGKRDKRLYRATKKGVEYLREHDEELKEVEELTQRFKEFARLGGRDLGITLKEVFNSLDGLSEEQKKAIAREFLDFTKRIRLILLGELGDDK encoded by the coding sequence ATGGAGCGCCCGAACTTCAAGGGACACCTCAAACTCCTCATACTAAAGATGCTCTCAGAGAGACCGATGCACGGCTACGGCATAATGGTCGAACTTGAAAACACCTATGGAATTCCTCACCCAAGCCCTGGAACGGTCTACCCAATACTCGGTTCACTACGGCGATCCGGCCTTATTGAGAGGGTCGGCGAGGGCAAGAGGGACAAGAGGCTCTACAGGGCAACGAAGAAGGGCGTAGAGTATCTCAGGGAGCACGATGAAGAGCTGAAAGAGGTAGAAGAACTTACTCAAAGGTTTAAGGAGTTTGCGAGGCTCGGGGGGAGGGATCTTGGCATCACCCTCAAGGAGGTCTTTAACTCCCTCGACGGCCTCAGCGAGGAACAGAAGAAAGCCATCGCGAGGGAGTTCCTAGACTTCACGAAGAGGATAAGACTCATCCTCCTTGGAGAGCTTGGAGATGACAAATGA
- a CDS encoding phosphoglycerate kinase: MFRLTDFNFHNKTVFLRADLNSPVKDGRIISDARFRAVLPTVKHLVEDGAKLVIGTHQSKPYKGDYTTTEEHARILSELLGQEVEYVEGIFGRYAREKIKNLKPGEALMLENLRFAAEEVKYKPIEECENTFFVRKLAPLIDYVVNDAFAAAHRSQPSLVGFARLKPMIMGFLMEREVEALTKAYVTEDKPRVYVLGGAKVDDSLHVAENVLRKEKADLILTGGLVGHVFTLAKGFHLGDANLEFMAKKSLLKLVGWAEKILDEFYPYVRTPVDFAVDAGERVEVDLLSDEKMLFDEHPILDIGSRTVEKYREILENARIIVANGPMGVFEREEFALGTVGVFRAIGESPAFSVVGGGHSIASIYQHNITGISHVSTGGGAMLSFFAGEKLPVLEAFRVSYERFKAKG; the protein is encoded by the coding sequence ATGTTCAGACTCACCGACTTCAACTTTCACAACAAAACCGTTTTTCTGAGGGCAGATCTCAACTCTCCGGTTAAAGATGGACGGATAATCAGCGACGCCCGCTTTAGGGCGGTTCTCCCGACGGTTAAGCATCTCGTAGAAGACGGCGCGAAGCTCGTAATCGGAACCCACCAGAGCAAGCCTTACAAGGGGGATTATACCACCACGGAGGAGCACGCGAGGATTCTAAGCGAGCTTCTCGGCCAGGAGGTTGAATACGTTGAGGGCATCTTCGGTAGGTACGCACGAGAGAAAATTAAGAATCTGAAGCCAGGTGAAGCCCTAATGCTAGAGAACCTCCGCTTTGCCGCGGAGGAGGTTAAGTACAAGCCGATTGAAGAGTGTGAGAATACCTTCTTTGTGAGAAAACTCGCCCCCCTCATAGACTACGTGGTGAACGACGCCTTTGCCGCCGCACACAGGAGCCAGCCCTCACTCGTTGGCTTCGCCCGCTTAAAACCGATGATAATGGGTTTCCTGATGGAGAGGGAAGTTGAAGCCCTCACAAAAGCCTACGTCACTGAGGATAAACCCCGTGTTTACGTTCTCGGCGGAGCTAAGGTTGATGACTCACTCCACGTTGCGGAGAACGTTTTGAGAAAGGAAAAGGCAGACCTCATCCTCACCGGCGGCCTCGTCGGCCACGTCTTCACCCTCGCCAAGGGTTTCCACCTCGGTGATGCCAACCTCGAGTTCATGGCCAAAAAGAGCCTCCTTAAGCTGGTCGGCTGGGCTGAAAAAATACTCGACGAGTTCTATCCCTATGTGAGAACCCCGGTCGATTTTGCCGTTGATGCCGGGGAGCGTGTTGAGGTTGACCTCCTAAGCGACGAGAAGATGCTCTTTGATGAGCATCCCATACTGGATATCGGCTCAAGAACCGTCGAGAAATATCGCGAAATCCTGGAGAATGCGAGGATAATCGTTGCCAACGGCCCGATGGGCGTCTTCGAGAGGGAGGAGTTTGCCCTTGGAACGGTCGGGGTCTTCAGGGCGATAGGCGAGAGTCCAGCCTTCAGCGTCGTCGGTGGGGGGCATTCCATAGCGAGCATCTACCAGCACAACATAACAGGCATAAGCCACGTTTCAACGGGTGGGGGGGCGATGCTGAGCTTCTTCGCGGGAGAAAAGTTGCCCGTTCTGGAGGCCTTCAGGGTGAGCTACGAGCGGTTCAAAGCTAAAGGGTGA
- a CDS encoding dicarboxylate/amino acid:cation symporter, which translates to MGLLRRYLDYPVLWKVLWGLILGAVFGLVMGYLGYAGFVKTYVKPLGDLFVRLLKMLVMPVVLASLVVGAASISPARLGRVGVKIVVYYLLTSAFAVFFGLFMGNLFRVGTGVSLGNGEGKAIQTTQPSLVQTLLNIVPTNPFTSLAKGEVLPVIFFAIILGIALTYLINRKDERLKAAGTTLLRAFDGLAEAMYLIVAGVMQYASIGVFALLSYVMAEQGVKVIGPLAKVVLAVYVGLTLQILLVYFVLLKGFGIEPLKFLRKAKDAMLTAFVTRSSSGTLPVTMRIAEEEMGIDRGIFSFTLPLGATINMDGTALYQGVTVLFVANAIGHSLTPSQQLIVVLTAVLASIGTAGVPGAGAIMLAMVLQSVGLDLTPRSPVALAYAMILGIDAILDMGRTMVNVTGDLTGTTIVAKTEGELDESTWRG; encoded by the coding sequence TTCTGTGGAAGGTACTCTGGGGACTTATCCTGGGTGCCGTCTTTGGCCTTGTTATGGGTTACCTCGGCTACGCCGGCTTTGTGAAGACCTATGTCAAACCCCTCGGTGACCTCTTTGTCAGACTACTGAAGATGTTAGTGATGCCGGTAGTCCTAGCCTCACTCGTCGTCGGAGCGGCCAGTATAAGCCCGGCGAGGCTCGGCAGGGTAGGCGTCAAGATAGTGGTTTACTACCTGCTCACGTCAGCCTTTGCGGTTTTCTTCGGCCTCTTCATGGGTAACCTCTTTCGCGTCGGGACTGGGGTGAGCCTCGGAAACGGTGAGGGTAAAGCAATACAGACAACACAGCCCTCGCTGGTCCAAACGCTCCTCAACATAGTGCCGACAAACCCCTTCACCTCCCTCGCCAAAGGTGAGGTTCTGCCAGTGATATTCTTCGCCATAATCCTGGGTATAGCGCTGACCTATCTAATAAACAGGAAAGATGAAAGGCTTAAAGCCGCTGGAACAACGCTCCTCAGGGCCTTCGACGGCCTCGCAGAGGCAATGTATCTCATAGTTGCAGGAGTGATGCAGTACGCTTCCATCGGTGTCTTTGCCCTCCTCTCCTATGTCATGGCAGAGCAGGGTGTAAAGGTCATCGGGCCTCTCGCCAAGGTTGTCCTGGCGGTCTACGTGGGGCTAACACTGCAGATACTCCTCGTCTACTTCGTCCTACTCAAGGGCTTTGGCATTGAACCCCTCAAGTTCCTCAGGAAGGCCAAGGACGCGATGCTCACAGCCTTTGTCACGAGGAGTTCAAGCGGAACCCTACCTGTTACAATGCGCATCGCTGAGGAGGAGATGGGCATCGACAGGGGAATATTCTCTTTCACGCTCCCGCTCGGTGCGACGATAAATATGGATGGAACGGCCCTCTACCAGGGTGTCACGGTGCTCTTTGTCGCCAATGCAATTGGTCACTCACTCACACCGAGCCAGCAACTCATCGTCGTTCTAACCGCCGTTCTGGCCTCCATTGGGACCGCCGGAGTTCCGGGAGCCGGAGCGATAATGCTCGCGATGGTTCTCCAGAGCGTCGGCCTCGACCTCACTCCTAGAAGCCCTGTGGCTTTGGCGTACGCCATGATACTCGGAATCGATGCAATACTCGACATGGGCAGGACTATGGTTAACGTCACCGGCGACCTTACTGGAACGACAATAGTCGCAAAGACAGAAGGAGAACTCGATGAGTCCACGTGGAGAGGGTGA
- a CDS encoding ATPase produces MRLVLKPLFDAELPADFGDVVRAKLQGREIKTGEKVVVDLIGEPLHFKVLLAEPSPLKVDNSTGIEFSSGNIDVVNLEFNKPVDDVIPLKKGFLVVLGNEIAILSKEGQKLYSEEFKELKGIRTTEDSVVVIYGSGIKIVRP; encoded by the coding sequence ATGAGATTGGTTCTCAAGCCCCTCTTCGATGCCGAGCTTCCGGCGGACTTTGGGGATGTCGTCAGGGCAAAGCTTCAAGGGAGGGAAATAAAGACCGGCGAAAAGGTTGTCGTTGACCTGATAGGTGAACCCCTGCACTTCAAAGTCCTTCTCGCGGAGCCTTCTCCGCTAAAGGTAGACAACTCAACCGGGATAGAGTTCTCCTCGGGCAACATTGATGTGGTCAACTTGGAGTTCAACAAGCCCGTCGACGATGTGATACCCCTCAAGAAGGGCTTTCTTGTGGTCCTTGGGAACGAGATAGCAATCCTTTCTAAAGAGGGACAAAAGCTTTATAGCGAGGAGTTCAAGGAGCTTAAAGGAATTAGGACAACCGAAGATTCGGTGGTGGTAATATA